The proteins below come from a single Sorghum bicolor cultivar BTx623 chromosome 4, Sorghum_bicolor_NCBIv3, whole genome shotgun sequence genomic window:
- the LOC8077779 gene encoding uncharacterized protein LOC8077779 isoform X2 — MHLVPASTRQAEHFPTSPSLFRICGQIRRSRSYRSVFTHFLSSHSLACASPLSEQARRSRRELVWAVVEERGREEMKAVERAKLVRSLRHESRRLRLLVLVIGFFLVTLTFVVVSKPDALLFNLNGRLLVDQAPRSLLIRQRVDAHDGRSADTLASASGDLKVVDDDTAGEEASTNAIGTSGEEERVLASEPEQSKRAVEATTSEILDAEFKPTLDVDQRNGRDRSHQAALDNVERDKPLCDFSNFRANTCEMRGNIRIHPNGSSVIYVEPTSSSPKRNEQWKIKPYPRKGDELCLNHITEVTVKSSKVAPECSKYHHVPAVIFALTGYTGNLFHDFTDVLVPLFTTASEFNGEVQFLITDMAIWWTRKYAVVFEKLTKYPLIDFNKDNEVHCFKHAIVGLHAYMEFTIDPLKAPHNYSMVDFNRFMRRTYSLPRDAVTALGEIPKTRPRLLIISRQRTRMFLNLKEIVAMADEIGYDVVVEEANVNSNVTHFAKVVNSVDVMMGVHGAGLTNCVFLPHDAILIQIVPWGALDGICRIDFGYPAEQMGLRYKHYSIGVHESSLTEQYPLDHEIFRNPLAFHKNGFEFVRQTFMDTQNVRLDCNRFRPILLEALDQLNQ, encoded by the exons ATGCATCTAGTTCCAGCTTCCACCCGACAAGCCGAACACTTCCCCACTTCACCTTCGCTGTTCCGCATCTGTGGTCAAATACGACGCTCGCGTTCATACCGATCCGTGTTTACCCATTTCCTCTCCTCCCACTCGCTGGCCTGCGCATCTCCTCTAAGCGAGCAAGCTAGGCGTAGCAGGCGGGAGCTCGTTTGGGCGGTGGTggaggagagagggagggaggagatGAAGGCGGTGGAGCGCGCGAAACTGGTGAGGAGCCTCCGGCACGAGTCGCGGCGGCTGCGTCTACTCGTCCTCGTCATCGGTTTCTTCCTCGTCACGCTCACCTTCGTTGTCGTCTCCAAGCCCGACGCCCTCCTCTTCAACC TGAACGGCAGGCTGTTGGTGGACCAGGCGCCGCGCTCGCTCTTGATCCGCCAGCGGGTTGACGCCCACGACGGGAGATCCGCCGACACTCTCGCCTCTGCCTCTGGGGATCTAAAGGTGGTCGACGACGATACCGCCGGCGAGGAAGCCAGCACCAACGCCATAG GGACCAGTGGAGAGGAGGAACGGGTGCTCGCTAGCGAGCCCGAGCAGAGCAAAAGGGCAGTGGAAGCCACTACATCAGAGATTTTAG ATGCAGAATTTAAGCCCACTCTGGATGTTGACCAGAGAAATGGTCGTGACAGATCTCATCAAGCAG CATTGGATAATGTGGAGCGGGACAAACCATTGTGTGATTtctcaaacttcagagcaaatacctgtgagatgagaggtaacaTCAGAATACACCCAAATGGCAGTTCGGTCATTTACGTGGAACCTACAAGTTCAAGTCCAAAGAGAAATGAACAATGGAAAATTAAGCCTTACCCTCGCAAAGGTGATGAATTATGCCTTAATCATATTACAGAAGTGACAGTGAAATCCAGCAAAGTGGCACCTGAGTGTTCCAAGTACCATCATGTGCCTGCTGTGATCTTTGCTCTGACTGGATACACTGGAAATCTATTCCATGACTTCACCGACGTGCTTGTCCCCCTTTTCACGACTGCAAGTGAGTTCAATGGTGAAGTTCAATTCCTAATCACAGACATGGCTATTTGGTGGACAAGGAAGTATGCAGTGGTGTTTGAGAAGTTAACTAAGTACCCCTTGATTGATTTCAACAAAGACAATGAAGTGCATTGCTTCAAGCATGCCATCGTTGGCCTTCATGCTTACATGGAGTTCACAATTGACCCGTTAAAGGCTCCACACAATTACTCAATGGTGGACTTCAACCGGTTCATGCGCAGGACCTACTCTCTGCCTAGGGATGCAGTGACAGCACTTGGTGAGATCCCGAAGACCAGGCCAAGGTTGCTGATTATCTCCAGGCAAAGGACAAGAATGTTCCTCAATCTCAAGGAAATCGTGGCCATGGCTGACGAGATAGGCTATGACGTGGTGGTTGAAGAGGCCAATGTGAACTCCAATGTCACTCATTTTGCCAAGGTAGTTAACTCCGTCGATGTGATGATGGGTGTCCATGGTGCTGGGCTCACAAATTGTGTGTTCCTTCCACACGATGCCATACTGATTCAGATTGTACCTTGGGGTGCTCTAGATGGGATATGCAGAATTGATTTTGGCTACCCAGCAGAACAAATGGGCTTGAGATACAAGCACTACAGCATAGGTGTGCACGAGAGCAGCCTCACGGAGCAATACCCCCTGGATCACGAGATCTTCAGAAACCCACTTGCTTTCCACAAGAATGGATTCGAGTTTGTCAGACAAACCTTCATGGATACACAAAATGTGAGGCTTGATTGCAACCGTTTCAGACCTATACTCTTGGAGGCTCTTGATCAATTGAACCAATAA
- the LOC8077779 gene encoding uncharacterized protein LOC8077779 isoform X1, whose translation MHLVPASTRQAEHFPTSPSLFRICGQIRRSRSYRSVFTHFLSSHSLACASPLSEQARRSRRELVWAVVEERGREEMKAVERAKLVRSLRHESRRLRLLVLVIGFFLVTLTFVVVSKPDALLFNLNGRLLVDQAPRSLLIRQRVDAHDGRSADTLASASGDLKVVDDDTAGEEASTNAIGTSGEEERVLASEPEQSKRAVEATTSEILGGEHDEGRKSQQEGEKEHQQHKLTLPTVSNYTIHDATDGTDNGNRDDAEFKPTLDVDQRNGRDRSHQAALDNVERDKPLCDFSNFRANTCEMRGNIRIHPNGSSVIYVEPTSSSPKRNEQWKIKPYPRKGDELCLNHITEVTVKSSKVAPECSKYHHVPAVIFALTGYTGNLFHDFTDVLVPLFTTASEFNGEVQFLITDMAIWWTRKYAVVFEKLTKYPLIDFNKDNEVHCFKHAIVGLHAYMEFTIDPLKAPHNYSMVDFNRFMRRTYSLPRDAVTALGEIPKTRPRLLIISRQRTRMFLNLKEIVAMADEIGYDVVVEEANVNSNVTHFAKVVNSVDVMMGVHGAGLTNCVFLPHDAILIQIVPWGALDGICRIDFGYPAEQMGLRYKHYSIGVHESSLTEQYPLDHEIFRNPLAFHKNGFEFVRQTFMDTQNVRLDCNRFRPILLEALDQLNQ comes from the exons ATGCATCTAGTTCCAGCTTCCACCCGACAAGCCGAACACTTCCCCACTTCACCTTCGCTGTTCCGCATCTGTGGTCAAATACGACGCTCGCGTTCATACCGATCCGTGTTTACCCATTTCCTCTCCTCCCACTCGCTGGCCTGCGCATCTCCTCTAAGCGAGCAAGCTAGGCGTAGCAGGCGGGAGCTCGTTTGGGCGGTGGTggaggagagagggagggaggagatGAAGGCGGTGGAGCGCGCGAAACTGGTGAGGAGCCTCCGGCACGAGTCGCGGCGGCTGCGTCTACTCGTCCTCGTCATCGGTTTCTTCCTCGTCACGCTCACCTTCGTTGTCGTCTCCAAGCCCGACGCCCTCCTCTTCAACC TGAACGGCAGGCTGTTGGTGGACCAGGCGCCGCGCTCGCTCTTGATCCGCCAGCGGGTTGACGCCCACGACGGGAGATCCGCCGACACTCTCGCCTCTGCCTCTGGGGATCTAAAGGTGGTCGACGACGATACCGCCGGCGAGGAAGCCAGCACCAACGCCATAG GGACCAGTGGAGAGGAGGAACGGGTGCTCGCTAGCGAGCCCGAGCAGAGCAAAAGGGCAGTGGAAGCCACTACATCAGAGATTTTAG GTGGGGAACACGACGAGGGAAGGAAAAGCCAGCAAGAGGGGGAGAAAGAGCACCAGCAGCACAAGTTGACTCTCCCAACTGTTTCAAATTATACCATTCATGATGCCACTGATGGCACCGACAATGGCAACCGGGATG ATGCAGAATTTAAGCCCACTCTGGATGTTGACCAGAGAAATGGTCGTGACAGATCTCATCAAGCAG CATTGGATAATGTGGAGCGGGACAAACCATTGTGTGATTtctcaaacttcagagcaaatacctgtgagatgagaggtaacaTCAGAATACACCCAAATGGCAGTTCGGTCATTTACGTGGAACCTACAAGTTCAAGTCCAAAGAGAAATGAACAATGGAAAATTAAGCCTTACCCTCGCAAAGGTGATGAATTATGCCTTAATCATATTACAGAAGTGACAGTGAAATCCAGCAAAGTGGCACCTGAGTGTTCCAAGTACCATCATGTGCCTGCTGTGATCTTTGCTCTGACTGGATACACTGGAAATCTATTCCATGACTTCACCGACGTGCTTGTCCCCCTTTTCACGACTGCAAGTGAGTTCAATGGTGAAGTTCAATTCCTAATCACAGACATGGCTATTTGGTGGACAAGGAAGTATGCAGTGGTGTTTGAGAAGTTAACTAAGTACCCCTTGATTGATTTCAACAAAGACAATGAAGTGCATTGCTTCAAGCATGCCATCGTTGGCCTTCATGCTTACATGGAGTTCACAATTGACCCGTTAAAGGCTCCACACAATTACTCAATGGTGGACTTCAACCGGTTCATGCGCAGGACCTACTCTCTGCCTAGGGATGCAGTGACAGCACTTGGTGAGATCCCGAAGACCAGGCCAAGGTTGCTGATTATCTCCAGGCAAAGGACAAGAATGTTCCTCAATCTCAAGGAAATCGTGGCCATGGCTGACGAGATAGGCTATGACGTGGTGGTTGAAGAGGCCAATGTGAACTCCAATGTCACTCATTTTGCCAAGGTAGTTAACTCCGTCGATGTGATGATGGGTGTCCATGGTGCTGGGCTCACAAATTGTGTGTTCCTTCCACACGATGCCATACTGATTCAGATTGTACCTTGGGGTGCTCTAGATGGGATATGCAGAATTGATTTTGGCTACCCAGCAGAACAAATGGGCTTGAGATACAAGCACTACAGCATAGGTGTGCACGAGAGCAGCCTCACGGAGCAATACCCCCTGGATCACGAGATCTTCAGAAACCCACTTGCTTTCCACAAGAATGGATTCGAGTTTGTCAGACAAACCTTCATGGATACACAAAATGTGAGGCTTGATTGCAACCGTTTCAGACCTATACTCTTGGAGGCTCTTGATCAATTGAACCAATAA